In Firmicutes bacterium ASF500, a single genomic region encodes these proteins:
- the glkA gene encoding Glucokinase, with the protein MYYIGIDVGGTNLVAGLVEENGHIINKVSTPVARDMSAEQFGAELVRMARRLCEVGEIAPDQVEAVGVGLPGVVDNGAGLFVQNPNMPFRDKNVPLREMFHREWDVPVFLGNDANCAAVGEYWAGAAKGCDPAVMVTLGTGIGGGMVVGGKLFTGFANSGMEIGHMIIQPNGILCGCGSRGCWERYGSATALIQLTQLEMERDRSSKLWELVEGDSFKVQGRTPFQAARLGDAAAKRVLANYLQGLSVGMINLVNILQPEIICLGGGVSNAEDDLLLNPLRELVWRGSFDKSNHTRIEKASLGNDAGVVGAALLCNLV; encoded by the coding sequence ATGTACTATATTGGTATTGACGTGGGGGGCACCAATCTGGTGGCCGGCCTGGTGGAGGAGAACGGGCACATTATCAACAAGGTGAGCACCCCGGTGGCCCGGGATATGTCGGCGGAGCAGTTCGGGGCGGAGCTGGTCCGTATGGCCCGGCGGCTGTGCGAGGTGGGCGAGATCGCCCCTGACCAGGTGGAGGCGGTGGGCGTCGGCCTGCCCGGCGTGGTGGACAACGGGGCGGGGCTCTTCGTCCAGAACCCCAACATGCCCTTCCGGGACAAGAACGTGCCCCTGCGGGAGATGTTCCACCGGGAGTGGGATGTGCCCGTCTTTCTGGGCAACGACGCCAACTGCGCTGCCGTGGGCGAGTACTGGGCCGGGGCGGCCAAGGGGTGCGACCCGGCGGTGATGGTCACCCTGGGCACCGGCATCGGCGGCGGCATGGTGGTGGGCGGCAAGCTGTTCACCGGCTTCGCCAACTCCGGCATGGAGATCGGCCACATGATTATTCAGCCCAACGGCATCCTGTGCGGCTGCGGAAGCCGGGGCTGCTGGGAGCGGTACGGCTCGGCCACCGCCCTGATTCAGCTCACCCAGCTGGAGATGGAGCGGGACCGGAGCAGCAAGCTGTGGGAACTGGTGGAGGGGGACAGCTTCAAGGTCCAGGGCCGCACCCCCTTCCAGGCCGCCCGGCTGGGGGACGCCGCCGCCAAGCGGGTGCTGGCCAACTACCTCCAGGGGCTGTCGGTGGGGATGATTAACCTGGTGAACATCCTCCAGCCCGAGATCATCTGCCTGGGCGGCGGAGTGAGCAACGCCGAGGACGACCTGCTCCTCAACCCCCTGCGGGAGCTGGTCTGGCGGGGCAGCTTTGACAAGAGCAACCACACCCGCATTGAAAAGGCCTCTCTGGGCAACGACGCGGGGGTGGTGGGCGCGGCCCTGCTGTGCAATCTGGTATGA
- a CDS encoding Putative aminotransferase, which translates to MKEFKYAAVKEEFEKWKELGLSLNIARGKPSLEQLELSRDLFTALDFDGCMDNGVDARNYGELAGMPSARAYWAELLDVTPEQCFVGGSSSLNMMYDLIAKAWSNGLLHSEAPWSQQKGIKFLCPVPGYDRHFRITESFGIEMIPVQMRDSGPDMGEVERLAADPKVKGIWCVPKYSNPDGHIYSDETIRRFAALKPAAPDFVVVWDNAYCVHEIRGEYVPFPDILKLCAQAGSPDMVVEFASSSKITFPGAGMSVLAASKANIDYICGLADAQMISGDKVNQLRQVRFLKDKAHTLNMMKRHADVLRPRFDAFLTELDEEIKPLGIASWTNPSGGYFISMYTRPGCARRTVELCKEAGLVLTGAGAAYPYGKDPQDSHIRIAPSFPPLKDVELAAKVFCTCLKLATLEKEG; encoded by the coding sequence ATGAAAGAATTTAAATACGCCGCGGTAAAAGAGGAGTTTGAAAAGTGGAAGGAGCTGGGGCTGTCGCTGAACATCGCCCGAGGCAAGCCCAGCCTGGAGCAGCTGGAGCTGTCCCGGGACCTGTTCACCGCCCTGGACTTTGACGGCTGCATGGACAACGGCGTGGACGCCCGGAACTACGGCGAGCTGGCCGGAATGCCCAGCGCCCGGGCCTATTGGGCCGAGCTTCTGGATGTGACGCCGGAGCAGTGCTTCGTAGGGGGCAGCTCCAGCCTGAACATGATGTACGACCTGATCGCTAAGGCGTGGAGCAACGGACTGCTCCACAGCGAGGCGCCCTGGTCTCAGCAGAAGGGGATCAAATTCCTCTGCCCCGTCCCCGGCTATGACCGGCACTTCCGCATTACCGAGTCCTTCGGCATCGAGATGATCCCGGTGCAGATGCGGGACAGCGGCCCGGATATGGGCGAGGTGGAGCGGCTGGCTGCCGACCCCAAGGTAAAGGGTATCTGGTGCGTGCCCAAGTACTCCAACCCGGACGGCCATATCTACTCCGACGAGACCATCCGCCGCTTCGCCGCCCTGAAGCCGGCGGCTCCCGACTTCGTGGTGGTGTGGGACAACGCCTACTGCGTCCACGAGATCCGGGGGGAGTATGTGCCCTTCCCCGACATTTTGAAGCTGTGCGCCCAGGCGGGGAGCCCGGACATGGTGGTGGAATTTGCCTCCAGCTCCAAGATCACCTTCCCCGGGGCGGGCATGTCGGTGCTGGCGGCCAGTAAGGCCAACATCGACTATATCTGCGGTCTGGCCGACGCGCAGATGATCAGCGGCGACAAGGTGAACCAGCTGCGTCAGGTGCGCTTCCTGAAGGACAAGGCCCACACCCTGAACATGATGAAGCGGCACGCCGATGTCCTGCGCCCCCGGTTCGACGCCTTCCTCACAGAGCTGGACGAGGAGATCAAGCCCCTGGGCATCGCCAGCTGGACCAACCCCAGCGGCGGCTACTTCATCAGCATGTACACCCGCCCCGGCTGTGCCCGGCGGACGGTGGAGCTGTGCAAGGAGGCCGGGCTGGTGCTCACCGGCGCCGGAGCCGCCTACCCCTACGGAAAGGACCCCCAGGACAGTCACATCCGTATCGCCCCCTCCTTCCCCCCGCTGAAGGACGTGGAGCTGGCCGCCAAGGTGTTCTGTACCTGCCTGAAACTGGCTACCCTGGAGAAAGAGGGATAA
- the alaS_1 gene encoding Alanine--tRNA ligase, with protein sequence MKEPKPYGLKELREMFLKFFESKGHLRLPSFSLIPQNDASLLLINSGMAPMKPWFTGEEEPPRHRVCTCQKCIRTGDIENIGKTARHGTYFEMLGNFSFGDYFKKEAIPYAWEFLTSPEWVGLDPERLYPSVFAGNETTPADDEAFRIWHEVIGIPEDRIFKFGKADNFWEHGSGPCGPCSEIYYDRGEQWGCGKPGCTVGCDCDRYIEVWNVVFSQFDNDGEGHYEELKQKNIDTGMGLERLACVCQGVASLFDVDTVMNITNKVSEITHAHYGESKEKDVSLRVITDHIRSATFMICDGVLPSNEGRGYVLRRLLRRAARHGKLLGVNEPFLYTVCDTVVHENEGHYPELRERQDYITKVIRVEEENFAKTIDGGLKIFADMLKGHQEKGEKTFSGADAFKLYDTYGFPVDLTLEMVEEQGMTLDEAEFHKQMEEQRQRARKAREALGDLGWAGVEFGKEVPATEFVGYTENAVMDAKVVAIVAEGQQVEEIVSGVEAIVVLDRTPFYAEMGGQVADHGQIARSGEHGLLFQVTDVQKNKGGKYMHYGKMTEGSLKVGDVVRAHIDTQRRQAIMRAHSATHLLDAALRSVLGDHVHQSGSLVEPDRVRFDFTHFNAMTPEELGRVSAMVNDMVLMGGDITTEVLPIEEAKKKGAIALFGEKYGDTVRVVEMGDGFSVEFCGGTHLDNTAKVGVFHITSEFSVASGVRRIEATTGRVSLETMNRNQELIFQAAAALKAKPGELREKAEAAMAEMKALRQRIDKLLAKEAAGETDRILFGAHELGGLKVITATVPEADGARLRQMGDMLRDKDPNIVAVLAAVSGEKITFLCVCGKEAVKKGVKAGDIIKQVSAIAGGSGGGKPDSAMGGGKDPLMVDNALAMVDNVVSMKLGL encoded by the coding sequence ATGAAAGAACCCAAACCCTACGGTCTGAAGGAGCTGCGGGAGATGTTCCTGAAATTCTTTGAATCCAAGGGCCATCTCCGTCTGCCCAGCTTTTCCCTGATCCCTCAGAACGACGCGTCCCTGCTGCTCATCAACAGCGGCATGGCCCCCATGAAGCCCTGGTTCACCGGGGAGGAGGAGCCCCCCCGCCACCGGGTGTGCACCTGCCAGAAGTGCATCCGCACCGGCGACATTGAGAACATCGGCAAGACCGCCCGCCACGGCACCTACTTTGAGATGCTGGGCAACTTCTCCTTCGGCGACTACTTCAAAAAGGAGGCCATCCCCTACGCCTGGGAGTTCCTAACCTCCCCGGAGTGGGTGGGCCTGGACCCGGAGCGTCTGTATCCCTCCGTCTTTGCCGGCAACGAGACCACCCCCGCTGACGACGAGGCCTTCCGCATCTGGCACGAGGTCATCGGCATCCCCGAGGACCGCATTTTCAAGTTCGGCAAGGCGGACAATTTCTGGGAGCACGGCTCCGGCCCCTGCGGCCCCTGCTCCGAGATCTACTACGACCGTGGCGAACAGTGGGGCTGCGGCAAGCCGGGGTGCACCGTGGGCTGCGACTGCGACCGGTATATCGAGGTCTGGAACGTGGTGTTCTCCCAGTTCGACAACGACGGCGAGGGCCACTATGAGGAGCTGAAGCAGAAGAACATCGACACCGGCATGGGCCTGGAGCGGCTGGCCTGCGTCTGCCAGGGGGTGGCCTCCCTGTTCGACGTGGACACCGTGATGAACATCACCAACAAGGTGAGCGAGATCACCCACGCCCATTACGGAGAGTCGAAAGAGAAGGATGTATCCCTCCGTGTAATCACCGACCACATCCGCTCCGCCACCTTCATGATCTGCGACGGCGTGCTCCCCTCCAATGAGGGCCGGGGCTACGTCCTGCGCCGCCTGCTCCGCCGTGCCGCCCGCCACGGCAAGCTGCTGGGGGTGAACGAGCCCTTCCTGTACACCGTCTGCGACACCGTCGTCCATGAGAACGAGGGCCACTACCCCGAGCTCCGGGAGCGGCAGGACTATATCACCAAGGTCATCCGGGTGGAGGAGGAGAATTTTGCCAAGACCATCGACGGCGGCTTGAAAATTTTCGCCGACATGCTCAAGGGCCACCAGGAGAAGGGGGAAAAGACCTTCTCCGGCGCGGACGCCTTCAAGCTCTACGACACCTACGGCTTCCCTGTGGACCTGACCCTGGAGATGGTGGAGGAGCAGGGCATGACCCTGGACGAGGCGGAGTTCCACAAGCAGATGGAGGAGCAGCGCCAGCGGGCCCGGAAGGCCCGGGAGGCCCTGGGCGACCTGGGCTGGGCCGGCGTGGAGTTCGGCAAGGAGGTCCCCGCCACTGAGTTTGTGGGCTACACTGAGAACGCGGTCATGGATGCCAAGGTGGTGGCTATCGTGGCCGAGGGCCAGCAGGTGGAGGAGATTGTCTCCGGCGTGGAGGCCATTGTGGTCCTGGACCGCACTCCCTTCTACGCTGAGATGGGCGGCCAGGTGGCCGACCACGGCCAGATCGCCCGAAGCGGTGAGCACGGACTGCTCTTCCAGGTGACCGACGTGCAGAAGAACAAGGGCGGCAAGTATATGCACTACGGCAAAATGACCGAGGGCTCCCTCAAGGTGGGCGACGTGGTGCGGGCCCACATCGACACCCAGCGCCGCCAGGCCATCATGCGGGCCCACTCCGCCACCCATCTGCTGGACGCCGCCCTGCGGAGCGTGCTGGGGGACCACGTCCACCAGTCCGGCTCCCTGGTGGAGCCTGACCGGGTGCGGTTCGACTTCACCCACTTCAACGCCATGACCCCCGAGGAGCTGGGCCGGGTGAGCGCTATGGTCAACGACATGGTGCTCATGGGCGGCGACATCACCACCGAGGTCCTGCCCATCGAGGAGGCCAAGAAGAAGGGGGCCATCGCCCTCTTCGGCGAGAAGTACGGCGACACCGTCCGGGTGGTTGAGATGGGCGACGGCTTCTCCGTGGAGTTCTGCGGCGGTACCCACCTGGACAACACCGCCAAGGTGGGCGTGTTCCACATCACCAGCGAGTTCTCCGTGGCCTCCGGCGTGCGCCGCATCGAGGCCACCACCGGCCGGGTGTCGCTGGAGACCATGAACCGCAACCAGGAGCTGATTTTCCAGGCCGCCGCCGCCCTCAAGGCCAAGCCCGGCGAGCTGCGGGAGAAGGCCGAGGCCGCTATGGCCGAAATGAAGGCCCTGCGCCAGCGCATTGACAAGCTGCTGGCCAAGGAGGCCGCCGGCGAGACCGACCGCATCCTCTTCGGCGCCCACGAGCTGGGCGGCTTGAAGGTCATCACCGCCACCGTCCCCGAGGCCGACGGCGCCCGCCTGCGTCAGATGGGCGATATGCTCCGGGATAAGGACCCCAATATCGTGGCCGTGCTGGCCGCTGTCAGCGGGGAGAAGATTACCTTCCTGTGCGTCTGCGGCAAGGAGGCCGTGAAGAAGGGCGTCAAGGCCGGGGATATCATCAAGCAGGTGTCCGCCATCGCCGGCGGCTCCGGCGGCGGCAAGCCCGACTCCGCCATGGGCGGCGGCAAGGACCCGCTGATGGTGGACAACGCTCTGGCTATGGTGGACAACGTGGTGTCTATGAAGCTGGGGCTGTAA